TTCCTATACGGTCGGTCCGATTATCGCGATTTTTTTAAGCGGGAAAATCCGAAGATTTTCTTATATGCAGAATTTAAAAGATAGTTTCGCGTCTCTGTCCATAGGATTGACTCCTGTTCTGACTTTGATCTTCGGAAAATGGACCGGCTTCGGTTTTACTCTGCTCGTTCCTTTTGGAATCGGAACCTGTTTCTTGATTGGATTCAGTTTATTGCGAATTCAGAATCGTCCAATTTCTCAAAAATAGATTCTAAAATTCTTTTAAACTCAGACATCTTCGTGAAGTGGATATAATGATCCCCACCCGGAATTGCGTAAAATTGAGAGTTCGGGAAAAAATTTCGAGTAAGTTCAATATCTTCCTTACGAAAATATTCCGAAGCTCCGCCGGTTATAAAATACGTTTGCCCCGAATACGGACTTTCTACATATCTGCTGAAAAAATCCTGCAACAGTCTGGGAGAATTTGCAATCCCCTCTACGTTCAGCTTCCATCGATAACCGCCGTTTTCAAGTCGTTCCAAATTCATCTCTAAAAAGTTTCTAATAAACGAATCGGGAAGAATTTCCGTCAAAGCCGCATCAATCTCCTGTCTGGATTTAAAACCGGAAACGTCAGTCCGAAGACAAGCAAGCTCGCTCTCATAATGAAACGGATAATCCTTAGGTGCGATATCCTCCACAAATAATAAAGACGGAATATTCTGATTTTTTAATGCAAAGCCCATCGTCACGAGCCCGCCCATGGAATGCCCCAAGATCGCCGGTTTTTCGATTTTTTGCTTTGTAATCCATACTTCCAAGTCTTCCACCATAGAAG
The nucleotide sequence above comes from Leptospira weilii. Encoded proteins:
- a CDS encoding alpha/beta fold hydrolase; this translates as MPAVDLSFRKIDFQSGKFFSPICGPILVLHGLFGSSKNWLSAGDFLSRYADVYLMDLRNHGDSPHSSEHSLASMVEDLEVWITKQKIEKPAILGHSMGGLVTMGFALKNQNIPSLLFVEDIAPKDYPFHYESELACLRTDVSGFKSRQEIDAALTEILPDSFIRNFLEMNLERLENGGYRWKLNVEGIANSPRLLQDFFSRYVESPYSGQTYFITGGASEYFRKEDIELTRNFFPNSQFYAIPGGDHYIHFTKMSEFKRILESIFEKLDDSEFAIN